The Triticum aestivum cultivar Chinese Spring chromosome 6D, IWGSC CS RefSeq v2.1, whole genome shotgun sequence genomic sequence TTGAGCTCGATTCTGTGGCGGCGGCAGGGAGGAGCGTGGTGCAACAACGCGACGACCTGCCTGCACCGGTCGCGCACCCCGTTGGGGTCGTCCAAGGAGATGGCCAGGCAGGCTGCTTTCACCGGGATCTTGAGCAACGCGTCGGATTACAACCCTGGTACACTTCAGCTTCACCACCTGGCCATCCAATCATGTTTTGTGCTCTGCTTTTTTTACCAGGTTTCTAGCAGCAGTTCTAGTCTGCGATTGCCTAGGTTCAATATGTGCTTTTTTTAGTCGGAATTTATGCGCTCAATAATGAGTGCGCAATTTGTCAAAACCAGACTTCTACAACTGGAATAAGGTCAAGGTTCGGTACTGCGACGGCTCGTCTTTCACCGGCGACAAGGAAGAAGTTGATCCTGTGAGCCCGTGCTTCATGCTTTTCTTGATTTTTCTGCTGCTACCGGCATTAGTACCAGTCTGCGTAAAGTCTTTGTTTTATTTTTGCAATCTGAAAATCAGTTGGGTGTGTGCATCCTCGGTGTCACTACTTGATTTTTAAAGATGGttgtatgcatcgattgatgcagaggccgggtgtttaACCTCCTTTAAAAAAATTACTCTTTACCGATTTTTTTAAATATGGACAGAGCACAAATGTACACTACAGAGGTGCGAGGGTGTGGCAAGCAGTTATAGAAGATCTGCTCGCCAAAGGAATGAACAAAGCTGAAAATGTATGCATTCTTATCAGCACAATATGCCTGGCATGTTCCTAACAACGAAACTGTGGCAGGCGCTAATTTCCTCCTTTTCCAAGGACGTGGCAGGCTCTGATTTCAGGATGTTCTGCTGGTGGACTAACTTCGATACTGCACTGCGACAGGTTTCATCAGCTCCTGCCAGCGGATGCCAATGTTAAATGCCTTTCAGATGCTGGTTTCTTCATCAACGTGTAAGGCAGATAAATCTGAAATGGTTTCATACTTAAACCGTACTTGAACCATACACGTACATGTATCTCTCAAAACCATACTTGAACCATACCCATTTAATGCCATTTTCAGCCCAACCAAAACTAAACCCTCTATTTTTTCCACCCAAACCAATTTAAACCCAATACATAACCGTGGGTTTAAACCCAATACATAGCTATGGGTTTGCTTCAATGTATATATGATTGCACAAATCGACATGTTAAGAAGCAAATGACATAGAAAAGGCATAAGTGCATCTACAACAGTTAGGGAGCAAAGTTATCGTTGAGATACGGTCAACACACAGCAAGAGTCAAAAAGACAATGCCCACAACTGAAAAGCTCACTGACAAGTGTATTAAAACCAATTGCTTAGCTAAAGCACAAGCAAACACATTCGATTTGCATGTTGTGTTTCCCCATAATACAAAATTACATAGTGCATCGCGGCATGTACGCGGATCAAAGATACTCGTTGTCGATGCGTCCTTGCTTATTGCACATAACCAATGCCTAGAAACCGGTTTGGACCCATAGTTTATAGTTGTTAATAACCCAATTGTTTAAGCCCATAACCAACTATACCCAAATTGGTTTCTTCACATACCCAAACCAAAACCAAACTAAAAAAGATTCAGCCCAATAAAACCTGAACCAATCAAACCCAAAGTAAGAACCGAACCGTTTCACCTAGTTTTTTAATAACCATTCTCAGGTTTGAAGGCAGAAGAGCAAAAGCATGCTACTATCTGTTTTTGCCACTTTGTAGATATTATTACTAGGCATTGCAATATATATGGAGAGAGAAGAAAGTGCGTTGCCTTTCTGAATGATTAGTTCCTCGTTTAACACTTGTCATCTCTGCTCTTACAGGAAGGACATTACCGGAGCCAACCACGCTGAGGCATTTTTCAATGATGTAGTTGCAACACATGTATGCACGTTTGACTCCTCTCTTCACCTGATTATTATGTAGATATAACAAACTGTGGCATGATATGAAATTTCCGAGTTGGACTCGAACTTGAACGGAGTGACAATATAAGAATTAAAAAGGCATCATTAAAATATATAGTATACGTATCATtttgcagcagcagcaacaaaaaTGGTTTGCGCCTATTTTTTACGTTGTCTCTTCTTGTACCTGATCGCATTGTGTGCAAATACCGTGTACAGGGCTCGGCAAAGAACTTACCATCTTCGTGCACTTCCAAGTTGCCCGCAGGCGTGGTAAGATAATACTAATACTTGCAATGGCTACCACAATTGCACATCTAGAGATCAGACCACGGCCCCTTACAAAAACAAGTTGCTTCTTCCTTGGACGCAGTGCTTTTTTCCTCAGAACGAGGTGCAGCAGATCCAGACGCCTCTGTTCATCCTAAATGCAGCATACGACTCATGGCAGGTTATCATCCGGTAGAAATCTCGCTTGACACTCGCGTCCATCAAGCAAGGCATTCATATTTTTGCTTCTGTTTCCACGTGCCCGCGTCGCATGCAGGTACGGCACATCCTGGTGCCAGAGGGCTCCGATCCTGAGTGGCGAGGCTGCAGGGACGACATAACCCAGTGCTCCACGAAGCAGCTCGAGACCCTGCAGGGTACGTAGGCATTTTACATACTTGGTCGGTCAGCTATACGTTACGTATACTCACCGGAGAACGCACGGTGGTTGGCTGACGCAGGGTTCAGGGACGATTTCCTGGCGGCGCTGGGGGCGAGCGCGTTCGCCGGATCCAGAGGGCTGTTCGTCAACTCGTGCTTCGCGCACTGCCAGTCCGAGACGCAGGACATCTGGTTCGCGCCCGCTTCCCCGGCGCTCGGGGACAGAGTAAACCACCCTCTTCCTTCATCTCGCGCCCTTTAGTTGAGTTTCATCCTGTCCTGGTGTGTGTTTATCTGACGAGAGCTTCCTTCCATGTCTCTGTCGCAGAGAATAGCGGACGCGGTTGGGGACTGGTTCTACAGCCGCAGCGGGTTTCAGAAGACGGACTGCCCCTACCCTTGTGACTCCACCTGCTACACTAATtgatgcaccaccaccaccactagtggTGCCTGGTCCGTCCGTGCTCGCAACCAACCAATGGCCTTGGTTCTATTTATACATTATTACAGGAATAAAAGGTGCAAGTGCCGGCTTCGAACATTAGTTTACAAGTCTAGGCTATTATTCATCAGTGGTTCCGATGTTCCATTGCGATGTTGTCAAATTTATGTACgtattccctccattccaaatttgaactaaaatcaaccacgacaaatattttggaacagagggaataCTAATATTTTGTCCGCTGTACTCGAGATCCGCCCTGAATTTATCCCCAGCTCTGGTTCATCTCCCCCAAACCAGGCATGTGTGACCGTAGACAGCAAGCACAACACCCGGTAGACCAGACCGGCTCCGTGCCTCCATCGCCACCCAGCATGTCTAAAAATAAAAGGCAGCACCAATGCAGCGCAACGCTCAGTAACCATGTTCATGGCAGATTCATGGCAGCACAACTTCTCACATGCAAAAAAACTGGCATCCCACAATGACAAAGAACCGTTAAAGAAACTGAAGCAACAACCACCACCAAACAACTGCTGTAATTATAGCCTATGCTTCATGAATCCAAGTACCACAACAGGACAACAGTCGGAGGAACGCTATGAGTCGCAAAATCAACAGCACGTAACCAGCGCAACAAAGAATTGCAAACACAAACAATTTACGCCATCAATTGGACGGCATTCCTCCAGATCCAAGGCAAGGGCTAGAAGATCCTCCCGAAATCCTTTCTCCCAAAGGACGGCGGCAGCCCGCTTGTTGCAAGGGAGTGACCAGCGCTTCCTCCTGCACACAGATAGTTCGTTTTAATCAGTATTATGCTTGAAAGACATAGATGCACACAAGCCTCTTTCTCCGGTTCCCAAACAGATCATGGAAGGAAAATAAAATTGTACTAATAACTTCAAAGCTTTGGTTGTAGGATAAGAGGACCCAATTATAGGTTGATCAACAGACCCTCAGTCAATAGCTCATACATTGTCATACAAGGTTTGAAGCTTAACAGCTACAGTTTTGTGCATCGACAGAAATCATATGCTGGTGGAGTATATTATCAAGTGTCTTTTTGTTATCTGTAGTCCTAAACATTATCACTGTCCTGAAGATTAATAGCAAGACTTCAAGATGTTACAAGTTTGCAACGATGATATCATCTAATACTGGAATAGAACAAGTTCATACATAGCATTATTACAGAACTCCTGCTCTGCAAGTGGCAGGAATATAATAGCCATGGCAATGTCAACAACATAATCAATAAAAAACCACCAAGTGTACAACAGTGAAATCATTCGTTACCCCAAGGCATCCCTTCAACCATCCGAGGGGGCGAAGTAGAATCTGGCATGCCATATTTGGACCAGGCAGATTGAACATTCTGGAGATTCCCCGTCGGGCGTATAGAGGTGGAACTCATATGGTTGTGCCGCTGAAATGGTTGTCCGTGACGACCAGGGAAATTTCGCTGGGAATAATTGGCATGGTTGTAACTATCATAGTTGACGTGGCCTGTTGAATGGCCACTCTCTCTGAGAGACGGTGCATGAAATAGGAAGTCATTTCTACAGCAGAAACATGAACAAAGAATCAGTGAATATACTTAATGCAGGAGCAGTAGCATCCAGAATTGGAAAAAAAATCACAGCGGTATTAATTATCTTTAATTGGCTGACAAATCAGAAAACAAAATATTGAAGCATAAAACTGTTAGGGTGCATGAAATGCATTAAAACCAATACGTCCCATGAACTAGTGCACAATGATGTTCCATAGTATGGATGTTTCTAACTGACAAAACCATCTCAAACTCTCAATCATAATGGGATATGCCTGGTAAAATATGCATCTGTATAGTGTCAAACCCTGGGGGCTAGCTAAAATGAGAAAACCTGAGAAACCATTTCCTAAACTCTGTATGAAGCATCATTCCATCCATTTCCATAGGAATAGGATATGTGCGTTAAAAGGTGCACCTGTTTACCTCCAACTACTGGGGCATGTATACAAATTGAAAGGACTGGACAAATCATATTGTTACCTCCCTACGTGAAGCATCAATTCCATTTGTTTCAATGGTCGCTAGTTAATTGCGATATCTTCAATTAATAACTTACGAGTGGAGCTTGTTGAAACTAAGTGTTATGATGTGCAAGATCACATGAAACAGTCATGAGCAGCATGGCACAGGGTGAAAAAACAATGAATGTGCATTACAGATATTGGGACACGGGGGCAGACAGACCTATCTCATCAAATAAGGGGTAGTATCTCATTAATTAAAAGAGTATCTTATTAGTAAATAATACTCAAAGGTCTTATATTTGTTTAGAGAGGGAGTACCATCTTACTGTTAGGAAAGTAGTATCACTTGGTTTAGATTAGATTTTCTGTTGCATTTGCTATTTCTCAGTCACCTGCTGTAGAAGGCAGTCCCTTTTTTTGGGAGTCATTAGATCCTATCACCTGGGCTAACCATCTCTATATAAAGAAATGAGCTACATCCATTATGCGCGAAGCAATCAATTAAACAAGTACTTGTCCTTCACATAGTTTAGTTTCTCTTTCGAGCCTAGTCTCATCTACCCTATGATCTAGCAAGCATAGCGTGTTTCTGGTATTCAAACCCAACAACGTTTAAGGAAGACCCCATTGCAGCAACGAAATATCGAGATCTCATCATGCTACAATACCTTTGATTCGAGCCTGCGATATCATGGCTTTGGATATTGGGCAATCTGCCAGACTGGATTGTTCGACCACTTGCATCTCTCAGGTGAAGACTGCCTAACTCAGCTGATAGTGAATTATCTTCTTGCAGGAGTGACTCATCGCTGCACATAAAATCGAATGAAAAGCTAATCCATAGGCTAGATTATTTTAAAATAAGTAACTTTAATATGCATGATTACCTATAGTTGGGATCCCAATCAGCTGGATCTGGTACTGATGAAGTGGAGGTTGATGTATCAGCTGGCACATTGGATGAGTGCAAAGGACGGAAATCATTGTAACCAGATGGTTGAACATAACCATGATTGGAAGAAGAGTTTGTGGATAAACCAGTGCTAACACCTATCTGGGGCCTCCAATTATAATGACCAGAATTAGGAAGTGCACCATATGAATAGCCAGAATGTCCTCGAGCAAATGCTGAACTGACACCATCTCCATGAGGTCCCTGGATTAGCTGAGATGTATACTCATGTGGTGGCATTGACATAGGAGGGTGACCAAGATTCCTTCTCCTATTGTATTGGCCTACCACAGCAGCTTTTCCTAATGAGGAACCATGACTGCCCCTTGCAGGAGAAGTGGCaacatacttagcagtagcgctagttGGCATTTGCGCTTGGGAATTTGGAGGAGTAAATTGTGATGGACTGGCCCCAAGAGACATAGGACCTGGACCACCAGGACTTAGTCGAATGCCAACACCATGAGAGAGATGAGGCCTTCTTCTAATATCTGGACTAAATCCTAGAAATGTTCCTCCAGCTTGTGACTGTAAATTGAATCCAGAAGGGCCTAGTGGTGAATGATACATGTTAACGTTATTGACATCATAGCTTCCATAGCTGCTAGCAGGACCTACGTTATCATTAAAGCTACCACGGCTACCGAAGCTGCCGCAGCTGCTTCCATATGAAAAGGGCATCTTTGGCGGAAAAACGTTATTGAATGGTAGGGATCTGTTAATGCTTCCAACCTAGAaaaaatataaataatatattATGGATGTATTCTTGCAAGGTTTCTACTGAATAGAAGCATGAGAGGACGTACTTACAACCTGAGGGGAAAGGCCAGCCGCTAGCCAGTGACCTCCTCCAGGATTGTGATCAACTGTTGCAGCACGACCAACGGGCTACAACAAAAAAGGCATAAAGCT encodes the following:
- the LOC123145201 gene encoding pectin acetylesterase 8, with the protein product MRVSFPDPPPSLPPHARSFPAADSMGSGSKLRLWCSAFACALAFLGARGDDDHLVDITYVESAVAKGAVCLDGSPPAYHLAPGSGSGVSSWLVHFEGGAWCNNATTCLHRSRTPLGSSKEMARQAAFTGILSNASDYNPDFYNWNKVKVRYCDGSSFTGDKEEVDPSTNVHYRGARVWQAVIEDLLAKGMNKAENALISGCSAGGLTSILHCDRFHQLLPADANVKCLSDAGFFINVKDITGANHAEAFFNDVVATHGSAKNLPSSCTSKLPAGVCFFPQNEVQQIQTPLFILNAAYDSWQVRHILVPEGSDPEWRGCRDDITQCSTKQLETLQGFRDDFLAALGASAFAGSRGLFVNSCFAHCQSETQDIWFAPASPALGDRRIADAVGDWFYSRSGFQKTDCPYPCDSTCYTN